The genomic region TTAGATAGAATTTACGATAAGCATACTTGATCATCTTTCCAAGTTCTTTCCTTGTGAAGTGGAAACCTCTCATAACGGGTTTAACAGTGGTATAGTGTTCCCAATTCCAATCCTCTATTAAATTATGTTTTTTAGCATATTCAAAGAGTGGTGTTCCGGGATATGGTGTTAATGCTGTGAACTGTACATAGTCTGGATCAAGTTTTATTGCGAAATCAACTGTTTTCTTCATATCATCAATTGTTTCCCATGGAAATCCTAGTATGAATGATCCTAGAGCGAAGCCTTTAAGCTCCTTAACCCATTTAAACACTCTCTCAGCTTGTTCGAGAGTTATTCTCTTACCTATACGATCCAGTGTTTCCTGACTAGCTGATTCTACACCGAAGTATAGTGCTGTACAACCATTATCGTAGAGGGTTTTGAGGATCTCCTTATTTATATGGTTAACTCTGGAACCACATGAGAACGTTATATCCAGTCCTCTCTTCTTAATCTCATCTATGAATTCACGCACGAATCTCTTATTAATAACTAAGTCGTCATCGCTAAACGCTATATGGTTAGCTTTATACTTGTTCACCAGGAACTCTACTTCATCAGCAACATTCTTTGCTGATCTAAACCTTATTCTGCGTCCCCAGAAATAACTTGTTATACAATATATGCATCCATATGGGCATCCTCTACTAGCCATTACATGTGCTATCCTTATAGGTTTACTGAAAAGCGTATACTTATCCATTGGGAGCAGGTGCCTCGCAGGCCATGGAAGCTCATCTAGGTTTTGTATAAATGGTCTAGGAGGAGTTACAACAACTTTACCGGAATAATCTCTAAACGCTATACCTTTTATATTCTTCAAAACATTCTTGTTTAACCCGTGTTTCTCAATAGCATTAACGAGTTCTAACGTAGTATATTCGCCCTCACCTCTAACAACGATATCTATATTATTACTAAGTGCTTCCTCATACATATATGTTGGATGAGGACCACCAGCTATGACTATTACATCATTGCCCAACTCCTCCTTTACAAGTTTAGCTGCAACATATCCTTTAGGTGCTAGAGGGGTTAGCATAGATATACCAACAATATCGGGATCCCAAGACTTAACCTCGCTAATCCAGTCTTGGAAACTTATTTTGAGAGTTGGAGAATCTATTATTTTTACTTTATGACCTGCATTTTCGAGAACTGCACCAATATATGCTAAGCCCAGAGGAGGAGCACTCATACCAGTGACCTTGTATATTTCAAGCTTATGTACTTCTGGCGGTAGAGTTAACAGTACTTTCAATAGTATCACCTGATAGCTAAAATATATTATTTTTTTAGGATAAAATAAAACTTTCACAGAATAACTTATTAGCAAACATAATATTGAATCTCCGATAATTATCTTAGTTATAATCTGTAATATTATTTCTCTTCTGTGACATTTCTTATATCAGGATATAAAACTAGAATTATAGAGGATAAAACTAGAATTATCAGGAATATTTGAATAGTAGTAATTATTTGTCCAAGAAAAATATATGCTAATATTGATGCACCAACAGGTTCCCCTAAGGCTATTGATGTTGCAGAACTTGTTTTTATGTATTTTAAAACATAATTCAGTAATGTATGTCCGCCAAGCATCGGAATTATTGCCAATAAAAAGAAGTATACATAGCTATTGAGACCATAATGTATCAAATTAGCACCTGAGATTAGAGAATATATTAGCAAAGTTATAGCTGCACTAGAGTATGCAATAGTAGTATATTCTAATAAATCAACAATCTTTCTAACTCTTCTACCAATACTGAAATAACCCGTGGCGGCGACAGCACCTAATAATGCCAGAATAACACCATATATACTGTATCCATCAATAAGTCTTGGCTCCATAAACAATGCTATACCTATAAATCCCATGATTAATCCTATATACTGGATTCTATAGATCCGTTCATTATATATGATCTTGTCAACCACTAGTGAGAACAATGGATAAGATACAACAATAGTGGTACTAACCGCAACTGGCACTAAAAACAAAGATTCCATCCAAAAAAGAAAATGAGCAGCAAGAAAAACACCGGATAATACAATGAGAGATAAAACCTTATAGTCTCTTAAACCAATCCATGATCTATTCAACAATAACTTCATAAACCATAAAATAATAGCTGATAAGAACGTTCTCCAAAAAGCACAAGCTACTGCTGATGCTTTAGAGAGTAGTACAAGTATTGATGCAACAGATATACTTAGAAATATTATGGTAAAAACTAATGCATAAAAAGCAATTCTACTAATATTTATTGGAGAGTTTTCAGATAAGTTATCTATTGAGAACTTCAAACCATGTCTTCCCACATAGTAGCATATATTCCAGTATCGAGCATTTAACATTGATGTCATTGTAAAATACCATGGTATTCTATTATTTTTGATTTCAATGTTTATTCATTCCCGAAC from Staphylothermus marinus F1 harbors:
- a CDS encoding B12-binding domain-containing radical SAM protein, whose product is MKVLLTLPPEVHKLEIYKVTGMSAPPLGLAYIGAVLENAGHKVKIIDSPTLKISFQDWISEVKSWDPDIVGISMLTPLAPKGYVAAKLVKEELGNDVIVIAGGPHPTYMYEEALSNNIDIVVRGEGEYTTLELVNAIEKHGLNKNVLKNIKGIAFRDYSGKVVVTPPRPFIQNLDELPWPARHLLPMDKYTLFSKPIRIAHVMASRGCPYGCIYCITSYFWGRRIRFRSAKNVADEVEFLVNKYKANHIAFSDDDLVINKRFVREFIDEIKKRGLDITFSCGSRVNHINKEILKTLYDNGCTALYFGVESASQETLDRIGKRITLEQAERVFKWVKELKGFALGSFILGFPWETIDDMKKTVDFAIKLDPDYVQFTALTPYPGTPLFEYAKKHNLIEDWNWEHYTTVKPVMRGFHFTRKELGKMIKYAYRKFYLRSKFIIRELKAGRLKDLSGILMREIFSWMRDKIYEFLRWK
- a CDS encoding DMT family transporter — protein: MTSMLNARYWNICYYVGRHGLKFSIDNLSENSPINISRIAFYALVFTIIFLSISVASILVLLSKASAVACAFWRTFLSAIILWFMKLLLNRSWIGLRDYKVLSLIVLSGVFLAAHFLFWMESLFLVPVAVSTTIVVSYPLFSLVVDKIIYNERIYRIQYIGLIMGFIGIALFMEPRLIDGYSIYGVILALLGAVAATGYFSIGRRVRKIVDLLEYTTIAYSSAAITLLIYSLISGANLIHYGLNSYVYFFLLAIIPMLGGHTLLNYVLKYIKTSSATSIALGEPVGASILAYIFLGQIITTIQIFLIILVLSSIILVLYPDIRNVTEEK